A genomic region of Miscanthus floridulus cultivar M001 chromosome 3, ASM1932011v1, whole genome shotgun sequence contains the following coding sequences:
- the LOC136546304 gene encoding protein TIFY 10c-like isoform X2, which produces MARRAPARDKTSFAATCSLLSQYLKEKKGGLQGLGGLAMAPAPAPGAGAFRPPTTMNLLSALDAPAEEPNGKGTTGEPKDHDKRTCVNPREAAGDEAQQLTIFYGGKVVVFDKFPSTKVKDLLQIVNPGGDGVDGASATVAPQKLPTPSHSSLSDLPIARRNSLHRFLEKRKDRITAKAPYQVNSSVGVEAPKQAAGVEKKPWLGLGQEATVKQEM; this is translated from the exons ATGGCTCGACGTGCGCCGGCGAGGGACAAGACCAGCTTCGCCGCCACGTGCAGCCTGCTGAGCCAGTATCTCAAGGAGAAGAAGGGCGGCCTGCAGGGCCTTGGCGGCCTCGCcatggcgccggcgccggcacctG GAGCAGGAGCTTTCCGGCCGCCGACCACCATGAACTTGCTGTCAGCGCTCGACGCGCCGGCCGAGGAGCCCAACGGGAAGGGCACCACCGGGGAGCCAAAAGACCATGACAAACGCACCTGCGTAAATCCAAG GGAGGCAGCTGGAGACGAGGCGCAACAGCTGACCATCTTCTACGGTGGAAAAGTGGTCGTCTTCGACAAGTTCCCCTCCACCAAGGTCAAGGACTTGCTACAAATCGTGAACCCTGGCGGCGACGGCGTGGACGGGGCCAGTGCCACTGTCGCGCCACAGAAGCTGCCTACGCCTTCACACAGCAGTCTCTCTG ATCTGCCGATTGCGAGGAGGAATTCACTCCACAGGTTTCTTGAGAAGAGAAAGGACAG GATAACTGCAAAGGCGCCATACCAAGTCAACAGCTCTGTTGGCGTTGAGGCGCCGAAGCAAGCGGCCGGAGTGGAGAAGAAACCTTGGCTGGGGCTGGGCCAAGAAGCGACAGTCAAGCAGGAGATGTGA
- the LOC136546304 gene encoding protein TIFY 10c-like isoform X1 yields MARRAPARDKTSFAATCSLLSQYLKEKKGGLQGLGGLAMAPAPAPDSPIVVAGAGAFRPPTTMNLLSALDAPAEEPNGKGTTGEPKDHDKRTCVNPREAAGDEAQQLTIFYGGKVVVFDKFPSTKVKDLLQIVNPGGDGVDGASATVAPQKLPTPSHSSLSDLPIARRNSLHRFLEKRKDRITAKAPYQVNSSVGVEAPKQAAGVEKKPWLGLGQEATVKQEM; encoded by the exons ATGGCTCGACGTGCGCCGGCGAGGGACAAGACCAGCTTCGCCGCCACGTGCAGCCTGCTGAGCCAGTATCTCAAGGAGAAGAAGGGCGGCCTGCAGGGCCTTGGCGGCCTCGCcatggcgccggcgccggcacctG ACTCGCCCATCGTCGTCGCAGGAGCAGGAGCTTTCCGGCCGCCGACCACCATGAACTTGCTGTCAGCGCTCGACGCGCCGGCCGAGGAGCCCAACGGGAAGGGCACCACCGGGGAGCCAAAAGACCATGACAAACGCACCTGCGTAAATCCAAG GGAGGCAGCTGGAGACGAGGCGCAACAGCTGACCATCTTCTACGGTGGAAAAGTGGTCGTCTTCGACAAGTTCCCCTCCACCAAGGTCAAGGACTTGCTACAAATCGTGAACCCTGGCGGCGACGGCGTGGACGGGGCCAGTGCCACTGTCGCGCCACAGAAGCTGCCTACGCCTTCACACAGCAGTCTCTCTG ATCTGCCGATTGCGAGGAGGAATTCACTCCACAGGTTTCTTGAGAAGAGAAAGGACAG GATAACTGCAAAGGCGCCATACCAAGTCAACAGCTCTGTTGGCGTTGAGGCGCCGAAGCAAGCGGCCGGAGTGGAGAAGAAACCTTGGCTGGGGCTGGGCCAAGAAGCGACAGTCAAGCAGGAGATGTGA
- the LOC136546305 gene encoding uncharacterized protein — MINTIIKIFIKEFIENGSNLRSKDANFIISGIPLPPVSKAIRADTDDTHLRVTCSWRKKYRIIQITVSCPMSAWTEGRTSSTNRAVGEHKQYTLQDISSLVSAATTAAAIQKRPADQAYKTYLIPLILQLFSAYILNPKS; from the exons ATGATTAATACGATAATCAAGATATTTATTAAGGAGTTCATTGAAAATGGGAGTAACCTCCGCAGCAAGGATGCCAACTTCATTATCAGTGGAATTCCTTTGCCACCTGTTTCAAAG GCTATACGAGCAGATACAGATGACACCCATTTAAGGGTAACATGTTCGTGGAGAAAAAAGTATAGAATCATTCAAATCACAG TTTCATGTCCGATGAGTGCATGGACAGAAGGCAGAACAAGCAGCACCAACAGAG CTGTAGGTGAACACAAGCAGTACACTTTACAGGATATAAGCAGTTTGGTCTCTGCAGCAACAACTGCAGCTGCAATCCAGAAAAGGCCAGCAGATCAGGCCTACAAAACCTACCTCATCCCTTTAATACTGCAATTGTTTTCTGCGTACATCCTAAATCCTAAATCTTAA